Within the Deinococcus detaillensis genome, the region CAAGTGAAATAGAGCAGAAAATCAAAAACAGTGCGGTGCCTCTCCTTACGGCTAAGGCTGAGGAGATTGGCAGTGGCATGCTGAACCTCTCTCAAGCTCCATAAGGGGTGATGTTGCCTTAATCGGATTGGGGTAGGCTCACCACCGTGACCGACTGAACGCTCTAGCGCCACCGCTTCCCGATGACCATCATCCAACACGCCGTGTGGCTATATCACCGCTTTCACCTGAGCTATCGGGACGTCCAGGAACTGCTGCACCAGCGCGGCATCCAGGTCAGTCATGAGACGCTGCGCGATGGTATCTAGACGAGATGTGCACGACGGTGGACGGCGTTCGTCCCGGCAGATCCCAAGTTTAGCGGACGTCGACCACCAGGAAGTGATCTCCACAGCGCGTTGTAATAACATCATTGAGCAAGAACATCGATCCACACGACGACAGGAACGACAACAACAAGGATTCAAGCGGCGCAAACGTGCTCAAGAATTCCTGAGCCTGCACGCCCGGATCACGAATCTCCACCACCACTCCCGAACCAGCGTCTCCGCCTCGACCAGACGAACCAACCAGAAGCAAGCGTTCCAGACGTGGTCAACCGTCGCGACTGGGGTGGCCTGAACCTTAAACCACCCCAGCCCTCCGTCTGGCGCGAGCCAAGTTAGGACAACACAACCGTTTCAAGTCCCCTCAGAAACTGTCGGGTACTGAGCACTGCCGCTCACTTCATTTCGGGGGGCTCCTACTTCCAAACCAAACTGATCAGTCCGGTCAATACGGATGTGAAGAAAAGCCAGATCACCAGCACCCGCCAGCCGCCTAGATCCAGCGGATCACGCCCGGACCGGACAAACCAGCGCCGGGACAGCCCCAAGTAACTTAGAACGGCCAGCCCTAGACTCAGCAGCAACACCAGCGGCAACCGCCCCGGCAGCAGCGGCACCAGCAGGCTGGGCAACACCAGCAGCACCATCGGCGCGACAATCAACCCGCTGAGGCCGCGCTGCAACTCGCGTTCCCAGAATGTATGTTGGACGGTTTTGTTCATCTCTCCCTCCCTCAAAACTGAATGTTCATGACATTGTTTTCGTCGGCCAAGTACATCAGCAGCATCGCCAGATAGATGAAGGTCATCAGCCAGGCCAGGGCACGTGAGTCCATTAACGAGAACAGCGCTCCGCCGAACAGAGCGTACAAGCCGTAGATCACAAAGTGTTCGGCGGCGTGTGCCAGCGGATGGGCGTCCACGTAAGCCTCTACCGTGCGCGACATGCCCAGCAAATCCAGCGTCGCCACACTCAGTAGCACGCCCCAGTGCACCGCGCGGGCACGCCAGTTAAGGGCTTCTCGTCCAATGCCGGGCGAGACGTGACTGACCATCAGGTTGACCAGCCGCCGATAGATGCCGGAAAGCGGCACGCCCAGGATCAGTCCAGCCACCGCCATCAGCATGTGTTCGGCATTGTGAAAGTAGTCGTCCTGCACGGCGCTGGCGATCACGACGGGCAAGAGCGACAGGCCCAGCACGCCCAGCGACAGCGCTGCCCAGAGGGCGTGGGCGGGGCGCAGATTGGTTTTGAGGGTGCCCGCACCGCCCCGCCAGAGGGAGCCGGACCAAGCGGCCATCTCCGGGCGTGTCAGAAGCCCAGCCCGCCCTGACCGGTGTTCACGGCCAGGGTTGTCCATAAAGCCAGGGCCAGGCCCACTCCCAGGGTCATTTTCCAGTTGGCCCGCAGCCAAAGTTTGGCGCTCTTCACAGTCTGCTCCTGTTGTGTACATTCATGGGGCGCGGCCCTGTCCGGCGGCGTTCTGGCGGGCCAGCGGCCAGGGAGCGGTGGCCAGGGGGCTGCTGGTCGCCAGCGCGTAGAAGGTGCGGCCCGCGCCCACGTAGAGGTGTCCGTCCGGCCCGATCACCGGCGAGCCGAAGACTGCGCCGTCCAGTTGCAGCGCCCACTGCTGCTGGCCGTCCAGGTTCAGGGCGTGCAGCAGGCCGTCTCCGGTGCCGACGTAGATCACATCGCGGGCCAGGGCAGACGATCCGCCGATGCTTTCCCCGACCTGCACCGTCCAGCTCACGTCGCCCGATAAGCTCATGGCCGTGAGCTGACCCGCAGTATCGGTGAGGTACAGCCGGTTTTCCTTGCCGATCAGCGGCGTGGTTTCCAGCGGCGCACCTTTGTGGGTCCAGCGCACCTTACCTGCCGGGTTCAGCGACACCAGACCGCTGCCAGTCCCCAGATAGAGGTTGCCCTGCCCGTCAATGGCCGGATTGGCATACAGGGTAGAAGCCGCTTTGTACTGCCATTTGACCTTGCCCTGCGGGGTCAGGGCCAGCAGCAGCGACTTGGCCCCAATATAGACCGTGCCGTCTTGCGCCACGACCGGCGAGGCGCTGTAGAAGGTCGATACCTTGTGCTGCCAGATCTCTTTTCCCTGTCCATCTAGAGCGTACAGGAACGGCCCGCCCGCCGCGTAGATGGTGCCATTTTTGCCCACGGCTGGAGAGAGCACCGGAGAGTCGTCGATGTGCTTTTCCCAGCGGGTCTTACCGTCCAGACTCACGGCGGCCAGTTCGCCCACACGGGCCAGCAGCAGCGTCTGTCCCGAAATGGCCGGGGTATACAGCAGCCGGTCGCCCAGATCAAAGCGCCAGTGCTGTTTGCCGCTGAGCGCGTCCAGCCCTGAAGCGATTCCCCTGGCGTCGGCCACGAACGCCTGACCACCGGACGCCAGAACCACCGAGGCCCCCGCCCAGCCCTGGCCGTTGACCGTCCAGAGGATTTTCGGAACGCCGCCTGCGCCGGTTACTGGCGTCCCCGACTGCGCCCCAATCAACGCGGCGGCCAGGGCCAGGCTGCCCACCAAGCCGCCGAGCCGGGGGAGCCAGCGCCGCAGCTGAAAGCGCGTCATTGTCCGCCCCCAGCCGGACGCACGAACACACCGTCGGCCCGCTCCCAGGGGGCGTTGAAGGTGTTGATAGGGTCTTGGACGTTTACGCCGCCCTTGGTGACCTCCAGTGGGCTGGGCGTGCCGGGGGCAGGAGCCATGACCGCGCTGAGATAAGCCACTACGTGTTCCAGCGCAATCTGACCCTGATCGTTGCCCCATTCGGGCATCAAGCCATCGAAACCGTACTTGATGAGTTGCGCCACCCGGCTGGGGGGCAGGGTCCACAGCAGCGAGTCGCCCTGGAGCGTGGCGGCCTCGAACGGTCCGGCCCGGCCCTGGCCGTCACTGCCGTGACACTGGGCGCATCTTCCCTGGAAGAGCGCCGCGCCGCCCTGAAGCTGGGCGGTGGGCGCGGTCAGGGCGAAGACTGAGAACTCGCCAGTCAGGTCGAAGTGAGTGGGGTGGGCCGCGACCGCCGGGTCAGCGGCAGCTTGCTGATATGAGCGCACCACAGCTGGCCTGGCCTGCATCACCGAGGCCGGTTCCGGCTCGTCCAGGGGGGCCAGATGGAAGGCGAAGTACCAAGCGCCCCACAACCCGAACATCACGAAGAAGACGGCCAGGAAATTGGGCACCGAGGCGTCCCCAGACCGAATCTCATCGGATTCAAGCTGGGCCTGGACCTGCTCGGCAACCTTGGCCTCGGCGGCAGGGCCGCGCTGCGGCTGGTAATTTTGCGTCTGGGCCAGCGCGTCCTTTTTGTCTGAATCGCGCTGTTCGGATGGCCGACGTACAGGCTGGGCAGAACCGGATTGAGCAGAACCGGGTTGGGCAGGGCTAGCCTGAGTCGGCTTGGACTGCTCAGTATCAGGCTGCGGGGGACGTTCGTCTTCAGGCATGGCTCATTCCTCCCCCGGCTCTTTCCAGGTGGGCGTTTCCTGGTTGACGCCGTGCATCATGCGGTACTTGGGCAGCTCCGTTTCTTCAGGCTTGCTGGGGTTGTGAACCGCCAACATCAGCAACATGGCAATGGTCACGATGATGATCAGCGCCACCACGATCACGCCAATTACGGCAGTGGACATGGGTCTGACCTCCGGAAGTGAACGCTCATTTGAGAGTCATCAGGTAAGCGCTGATGGCGTCGAGATTTTCTTTGGACAGATAACCGAAGCTGGGCATCCAGGTGCCGGGATTCAGGCGCTCGGGGTTGAGGAAATGAATGGTCATCCACTCCTGGCTGGGCCAGCGCGTGCCGACATGCATCAGATCCGGCCCCCGGCGGTGCTGCCCAAAAAACGTCGGGTTTTGGTACAGGTAATCGCCCGGATGACTGACCGCGCCGATGTCGCCGGGCTGATGAACCGTGCCGATGTCAGACTCCGGTAGCCGCACATTTTGGCTGTGACACTCCCAGCAGCCCGACTGGGCGTACAGCTGACGGCCCCGCATCTGCTGGGCGGTGTACTTCACGGCCAGCGGTGTGGGCTGGTAGTTGTTGGTGGCGAAATACGGCAGCGCCACGGTGGTCAGAATCGCCATTGAAAAAATCAGCAAACTCAGGGCCACCAGCAGCCCGGTATTGCCCTCGATTCGGTCAAACATCTGTTTCAACATGGCTGCCCCCCTCTAATCCGTCGCCGCAGCGGGCGGCAAATTGGATGCTTGCGGATGGGGATCGCGCACGGTCGGACCGGGGAGTGAGTCGGATTCCGGCGCGTGTTTGGGGACCCAGGAGCGGTCATACACGGTGCGGATCATGTTGTACATGAAGATCAGGTGCGAAACGATAATCAGCAGGCCGCCGCCCGCCACCGGCCACATCAGCGGCTGGGTGGGCCAGACGGTGGAGTCCATCCAGTCTTGCCCGCCGACCCGCCAGTTGGCCGATTGCACCAGCCCAGCAGTCTGGAGAAACAGCAGCAGCACGATCCAGCCGGTGCCGAACAGCGCCAGATGCCACCAAGCCAGCGCTCTGGAATAGATGGGGTGGCCGGTGACGCGCGGCACCAGATAGTAGCCCGCCCCCAGCGCGATGGCGCTGAAGCCCGCGCCCATCGCCAGCATGGCGTGGCCTACCGTGAACTGCGAGAAATGCTCATAAATATTCAGCGTTCTGAGCGCCATGATCGACCCCTGTACCGAGGTCAGCAGGTAGCAGGTCAGCCCGAACACCACGAATCCCAGCGCCGGGTCCTGGGCCAGCATCTGAGTGTTGGGCTGCACCGATTTGTAGAGGTTCCACACCGAGGCGAACACCGGAATGAACAAAAAGATCGAGAACATAATCGCCTCGGTCTGAAGCCAGTACGGCAGGGCGCTGGTGACGCTGTGGTGGCCCCCCACCGGCGGATAAACAAAGATCAACGTCCAAAAGCCGATTAGCGAAAGCCAGTGGCTGTAGATGGGCCGCTTAGTGATCTTGGGAATCAGGAAGTAAGCCAGCCCGAGGCCCGCCGGCGTGTACCACATCCCCAAAATGTTGTGACCGAAAAACCAGTTGGTCACGTTGTCGTAGATGCCCTGATACGGGTTGTTCAGCGGGTTGAGCCACAGCCCCTTGCCGATGATGATGACGATGGGCAGCGCGAGCACGGCGGACAGCGAGTACCACAGGCTGACGTAGAGCGGGCGTTCGCGGCGATAACGCACAGTATTGACGATGTTCAGCGTGGCGCACAGCAAGGCCGCCAGCAGCAGCACGTCGACCGGCAAAATGGTTTCGGCGTACTCGCGGCCCCGGCTCATGCCCAGCGAGAGGGTCACCCAGGTGGTCAGGCCTGCCAAGTTCCACAGCCAGACGCTCAGGTGGGCCAGCCGCTCGCTCCACAGCGGGGCACGGCACAACCTGGGCACGATGAAATACATGCCCGCCACCGATCCCATCGACAGCCAGTACCACAGCACCAGTTGCACATGCAGCTCGCGCATTTTTGACCACACCAGAAATTGCTGCAAATCCAGCGGAATGTACTTCCAGACCTGCGGGTGGGCCAAGTAGATGGCCATCAGCAGGCCGTAGGTCATGCCGATCAGCATCCAGATGCTGCCGGTCAGGAACATCCGGTAAGCGGCGGTGCCGGGCCGGGTCGGGAAAAACCAGTTGGCGCGGGGCGCGGGGGCAGCGGCAGCGGGCAGGTGGGCAGTTTGGGTCATGCAGGCTCCTGGGGGCTGAAGGCAAGGAAAAGAGGAGCTAGCGTTCCGGCACGTACTGGGTGGTGACGTACAGGTACAGCGTGAAGGCCGCCAGAGCGATCAGCAGGACCAGCAGGCCCCACGCCAGCCACAGCGGCATCGGTTCCGGGCGGTCACTGATCTGGGTCTGGATGGGCGGGGTGTGGTGTTCGAGTTCCGCAGAAGGTAAGGCGGGAATCTGGCTGGCCTGGGTCAAGGCGTTCTCCTCTGAACTCGGGACTTCGTGAGCCATCACGGATCAGGCAGAGAGGGAACGCTTTGCGGCGTGGTGTTGTTGACCGACTGAAAGACGGGGTACTGACTGTAAAATCCGTCCTTGAAAATGGGGAGGGTGTCGGGGCTGGCCTCGTTGCGGCCCAGATAGCGCAGGTAGCGCAGAATGCTCCAGGCCTGCTGACGGTCGATCACTTTCTGAGTGACCCAGCCGCGCATCGGCGTGCCGACGATGCCGTGTTCCAGAATCCACATCAATTGGCCGTCGCTGTAGCGCTGCACTTCCGGAGCGGTCAGGTCTGCTGGGCGAGGTTGCAAGCTGCGCCCGGCTGGACTCAGGCCACGGGCGTTGGTGCCGTGACAGACCGCGCAGGTCTGGATGTAGTTCTGGCGGCCCAGTACGATCTGCGGCGGCGTGCCGGGCAGCGGGTTGGTGCGGGTATCTTTAGGCATGATCAGCGTGCGGCTGCGGACATAGCGGGCCACCGCCTCCATCTGGGAGCGGGTCAGCAGCAACTTCCAGGCGGGCATCCCCGTTCCCGGCACCCCTTCGGCGATGTAGCCGAGCAGCTCGCCGTCGGTAAGGTTGCCGATGCGCGGGGCACGCAGGTCAGCCGGGTGCGGCAGGATATTGACGCCGGACAGCCCGCGCCCCCGCAGTTCGGGGCCGTGGCAGGCCGCGCAGGTAGCGGCGAAGACTTGTCGCCCTTCCAGCAGGGTTGGCACGTCGTTGGGGCGGGTCAGGGTGACGTTCTTGTAGCCTTCCGGCGGGCGCAGGGCACCGGCGTAACTTCGCAGCCCGCCCGACACACCCTCGTAATTGGTCGGCCCACTGGCGCAGGCACTAAGTAAAGCGCCACTGAGTAGCAGTGCAGTCCAGCGGCGCAGAAGCTGCCAGGACGATCCAGCAATGTGGACGGGCTTGCTCTCCATACCAAAAACACCTCAGTTTTAGGTACAACAACGTTTATCTTTAGGTAAGCTGAGCGGGCAGGCTTCACGGGTGCCACTTTGCCTGAGACCCGGAATCCTGAAACGGCTGTCTGGCCGCACTTAGATCTCATTGAGGGAAGTGTGCGAGAGGCCACTATACTCCTGGAAGACGGCAGCGAACATGAAATGTTTTCACCTCTCCCAATCACGGGAAAGGTCCAATTTTTGCTCAGTTCCTGGCACTTTGAGGGTGGTCCCAAGCCACCGGGTCTCTAGCGGTTAACCTGTCATTCAAGAGTTCGTAGGTAAAGAAGCTGGTGGCTGTAAAGTCGCCGCCCCCGCTTGACTGCCACCAACTGTCCCCGCGTGACCCACTGACGCAGCGTGGCTTCCTGAACGCCGAAGGCGGAAGCCAGTTCGCTGAGTGGTTGAAGGGGAGAGTGGGGCTCAACCGCCGCAGCCAGCAAGGTATCGAGCTGTGGGATCACGCCATCGGCCAGCAGGTTTTTGATATTGCAAGACCGTTGTGGAGGATCAGTTCAGTGCGGCGCGGT harbors:
- a CDS encoding DDE-type integrase/transposase/recombinase encodes the protein MVSRRDVHDGGRRSSRQIPSLADVDHQEVISTARCNNIIEQEHRSTRRQERQQQGFKRRKRAQEFLSLHARITNLHHHSRTSVSASTRRTNQKQAFQTWSTVATGVA
- a CDS encoding outer membrane protein assembly factor BamB family protein, which translates into the protein MTRFQLRRWLPRLGGLVGSLALAAALIGAQSGTPVTGAGGVPKILWTVNGQGWAGASVVLASGGQAFVADARGIASGLDALSGKQHWRFDLGDRLLYTPAISGQTLLLARVGELAAVSLDGKTRWEKHIDDSPVLSPAVGKNGTIYAAGGPFLYALDGQGKEIWQHKVSTFYSASPVVAQDGTVYIGAKSLLLALTPQGKVKWQYKAASTLYANPAIDGQGNLYLGTGSGLVSLNPAGKVRWTHKGAPLETTPLIGKENRLYLTDTAGQLTAMSLSGDVSWTVQVGESIGGSSALARDVIYVGTGDGLLHALNLDGQQQWALQLDGAVFGSPVIGPDGHLYVGAGRTFYALATSSPLATAPWPLARQNAAGQGRAP
- a CDS encoding c-type cytochrome, producing MPEDERPPQPDTEQSKPTQASPAQPGSAQSGSAQPVRRPSEQRDSDKKDALAQTQNYQPQRGPAAEAKVAEQVQAQLESDEIRSGDASVPNFLAVFFVMFGLWGAWYFAFHLAPLDEPEPASVMQARPAVVRSYQQAAADPAVAAHPTHFDLTGEFSVFALTAPTAQLQGGAALFQGRCAQCHGSDGQGRAGPFEAATLQGDSLLWTLPPSRVAQLIKYGFDGLMPEWGNDQGQIALEHVVAYLSAVMAPAPGTPSPLEVTKGGVNVQDPINTFNAPWERADGVFVRPAGGGQ
- a CDS encoding cbb3-type cytochrome c oxidase subunit II; amino-acid sequence: MLKQMFDRIEGNTGLLVALSLLIFSMAILTTVALPYFATNNYQPTPLAVKYTAQQMRGRQLYAQSGCWECHSQNVRLPESDIGTVHQPGDIGAVSHPGDYLYQNPTFFGQHRRGPDLMHVGTRWPSQEWMTIHFLNPERLNPGTWMPSFGYLSKENLDAISAYLMTLK
- a CDS encoding cbb3-type cytochrome c oxidase subunit I, translating into MTQTAHLPAAAAPAPRANWFFPTRPGTAAYRMFLTGSIWMLIGMTYGLLMAIYLAHPQVWKYIPLDLQQFLVWSKMRELHVQLVLWYWLSMGSVAGMYFIVPRLCRAPLWSERLAHLSVWLWNLAGLTTWVTLSLGMSRGREYAETILPVDVLLLAALLCATLNIVNTVRYRRERPLYVSLWYSLSAVLALPIVIIIGKGLWLNPLNNPYQGIYDNVTNWFFGHNILGMWYTPAGLGLAYFLIPKITKRPIYSHWLSLIGFWTLIFVYPPVGGHHSVTSALPYWLQTEAIMFSIFLFIPVFASVWNLYKSVQPNTQMLAQDPALGFVVFGLTCYLLTSVQGSIMALRTLNIYEHFSQFTVGHAMLAMGAGFSAIALGAGYYLVPRVTGHPIYSRALAWWHLALFGTGWIVLLLFLQTAGLVQSANWRVGGQDWMDSTVWPTQPLMWPVAGGGLLIIVSHLIFMYNMIRTVYDRSWVPKHAPESDSLPGPTVRDPHPQASNLPPAAATD
- a CDS encoding c-type cytochrome, whose translation is MESKPVHIAGSSWQLLRRWTALLLSGALLSACASGPTNYEGVSGGLRSYAGALRPPEGYKNVTLTRPNDVPTLLEGRQVFAATCAACHGPELRGRGLSGVNILPHPADLRAPRIGNLTDGELLGYIAEGVPGTGMPAWKLLLTRSQMEAVARYVRSRTLIMPKDTRTNPLPGTPPQIVLGRQNYIQTCAVCHGTNARGLSPAGRSLQPRPADLTAPEVQRYSDGQLMWILEHGIVGTPMRGWVTQKVIDRQQAWSILRYLRYLGRNEASPDTLPIFKDGFYSQYPVFQSVNNTTPQSVPSLPDP
- a CDS encoding MerR family transcriptional regulator, whose product is MIPQLDTLLAAAVEPHSPLQPLSELASAFGVQEATLRQWVTRGQLVAVKRGRRLYSHQLLYLRTLE